In one window of Canis lupus baileyi chromosome 12, mCanLup2.hap1, whole genome shotgun sequence DNA:
- the TMIGD3 gene encoding LOW QUALITY PROTEIN: transmembrane and immunoglobulin domain containing 3 (The sequence of the model RefSeq protein was modified relative to this genomic sequence to represent the inferred CDS: inserted 1 base in 1 codon) — translation MYACVLLIGYKALLHQGVFIQEENLHRCFGSARKPTLFFSCPHYYISSKIWFPLNRSRIPETSGHSLSFQLKVVHFLPVMGFFVLLFLTAFSDAMVMDKKVKESFVLDTASATCNYNAHYKDHRKYWYRGYFRDYGTIIAFTPXSTDHVVLRDTGSQFIITVSCLTKEDTGWYRCGIQWDFDRDGMDFTELVVTDNRGGLASDFWSGKGKESARGLFRGNLCVGVVNTH, via the exons ATGTATGCTTGTGTTCTGCTAATTGGGTACAAGGCTTTGTTGCACCAGGGTGTATTTATCCAGGAGGAGAATCTCCACCGCTGTTTTGGGAGTGCCAGGAAGCCCACACTTTTTTTCAGTTGCCCACATTATTACATAA GCTCAAAGATCTGGTTTCCCTTAAACAGATCCAGGATTCCTGAGACCTCTGGGCATAGCCTGTCATTCCAGTTGAAGGTTGTTCACTTCCTTCCAGTCATGGGGTTCTTCGTTCTGCTCTTCCTGACTGCCTTTTCAG ATGCCATGGTTATGGACAAGAAGGTCAAGGAAAGCTTTGTGCTGGACACAGCTTCTGCTACCTGCAACTACAATGCCCACTATAAGGACCATCGCAAATACTGGTACCGAGGCTACTTTCGGGACTATGGCACCATCATTGCATTCACAC ATAGTACCGACCACGTGGTCCTGAGGGACACAGGAAGCCAGTTCATCATCACTGTGTCCTGCCTGACCAAGGAGGATACGGGCTGGTACCGGTGTGGCATCCAATGGGACTTTGACAGGGATGGCATGGATTTTACAGAGCTGGTTGTGACTGACAACAGAGGAGGCCTCGCCAGTGATTTTTGGTCTGGGAAAGGTAAGGAGTCGGCCAGGGGTCTATTCAGGGGCAACCTGTGCGTTGGTGTGGTAAATACTCACTGA